GGTCACACCCGTTCCCATACCGAACACGGAAGTTAAGCTCTCTAGCGCCGATGGTAGTTGGGACCTTGTCCCTGTGAGAGTAGGACGTCGCCAAGCAAGATAAAAACACAAGTCTTTTGACTTGTGTTTTTTTGTTTTTAAACAGTACACGAAAGAAGTAAAGGGAATACATAAGTAATACAAACACGTTGCCCAAGAGTAAATCATATTATATAAGAAATTGATGTATATTTTCCGGAAATTTGTTAAGGAATAGAGGTATATAATATGTTTACTTAAAAAGGGAGGAAAGATTATGAAATTACCAAGTGAAATTTGCATCGTTTGTGAGACAAAAAGAGAAGAAGGAATATATGTATATAATAATTTAATATGTTACGAGTGCGAAAGAAATCTGGTGAATACTGAGACAAATGACCCGAAGTATATACATTATTTAAAACAACTGCGAAAATTAGAAGTATCATATTTTTAAATAGGCATTATGCCTATTATTTTTTTTGCACTAATATCTGTATAATAGATACAGAATGA
This Bacillus mycoides DNA region includes the following protein-coding sequences:
- a CDS encoding sigma factor G inhibitor Gin codes for the protein MKLPSEICIVCETKREEGIYVYNNLICYECERNLVNTETNDPKYIHYLKQLRKLEVSYF